A DNA window from Xyrauchen texanus isolate HMW12.3.18 chromosome 6, RBS_HiC_50CHRs, whole genome shotgun sequence contains the following coding sequences:
- the LOC127644862 gene encoding ATPase WRNIP1-like isoform X1 — MFKTFCVVNIVLFVVFRLQVCIEQIALDTIAHLCDGDARTALNGLQLAVQACVLQLRTSSSKADGAPQQIIVREKHIKEGLQRSHILYDKAGEEHYNCISALHKSMRGSEENAALYWLGRMLEGGEDPLYVARRLVRFASEDIGLADPVALTQAVSVFQACHFIGMPECEVILAQCVVYMARAPKSVEVYKAYNNVKSCLRNHQGPLPPVPLHLRNAPTKLMKNLGYAKGYKYNPNFNGPVNQEYLPEELRGVNFFSWTPSSS; from the exons ATGTTTAAAACCTTTTGTGTTGTAAACATTGTGCTGTTTGTCGTCTTCAGGCTTCAGGTGTGTATAGAGCAGATAGCGCTGGATACTATAGCGCACCTCTGTGACGGTGACGCACGAACTGCTCTCAACGGTCTTCAGCTGGCTGTGCAGGCGTGTGTTTTGCAGTTGCGCACATCTTCCTCCAAAGCCGACGGAGCTCCTCAGCAGATCATAGTGCGAGAGAAACACATTAAAGAGGGTCTTCAGAGATCACACATTCTTTATGATAAAGCAG GTGAGGAGCACTACAACTGTATCTCAGCCCTACACAAGTCAATGAGAGGCTCAGAGGAAAACGCTGCCCTCTATTGGCTGGGCAGAATGCTGGAGGGAGGTGAAGACCCATTGTATGTAGCTCGTAGACTTGTCCGATTTGCTAGTGAGGATATTG GTCTGGCAGATCCTGTGGCGCTCACTCAGGCTGTATCAGTGTTTCAGGCCTGTCACTTCATCGGCATGCCCGAATGTGag GTCATTCTAGCCCAGTGTGTGGTTTATATGGCCAGAGCCCCCAAGTCTGTGGAGGTGTACAAGGCCTATAATAATGTGAAGAGCTGTTTGAGAAACCATCAAGGCCCGTTACCGCCCGTACCCCTCCACCTACGCAATGCCCCTACCAAACTAATGAAGAATCTGGGCTACGCGAAAGGATACAAATACAACCCAAACTTCAATGGGCCAGTAAACCAAGAATACCTTCCTGAGGAACTCCGAGGTGTCAATTTCTTTAGCTGGACACCCTCCAGTTCATGA
- the LOC127644862 gene encoding ATPase WRNIP1-like isoform X2 gives MFKTFCVVNIVLFVVFRLQVCIEQIALDTIAHLCDGDARTALNGLQLAVQACVLQLRTSSSKADGAPQQIIVREKHIKEGLQRSHILYDKAGEEHYNCISALHKSMRGSEENAALYWLGRMLEGGLADPVALTQAVSVFQACHFIGMPECEVILAQCVVYMARAPKSVEVYKAYNNVKSCLRNHQGPLPPVPLHLRNAPTKLMKNLGYAKGYKYNPNFNGPVNQEYLPEELRGVNFFSWTPSSS, from the exons ATGTTTAAAACCTTTTGTGTTGTAAACATTGTGCTGTTTGTCGTCTTCAGGCTTCAGGTGTGTATAGAGCAGATAGCGCTGGATACTATAGCGCACCTCTGTGACGGTGACGCACGAACTGCTCTCAACGGTCTTCAGCTGGCTGTGCAGGCGTGTGTTTTGCAGTTGCGCACATCTTCCTCCAAAGCCGACGGAGCTCCTCAGCAGATCATAGTGCGAGAGAAACACATTAAAGAGGGTCTTCAGAGATCACACATTCTTTATGATAAAGCAG GTGAGGAGCACTACAACTGTATCTCAGCCCTACACAAGTCAATGAGAGGCTCAGAGGAAAACGCTGCCCTCTATTGGCTGGGCAGAATGCTGGAGGGAG GTCTGGCAGATCCTGTGGCGCTCACTCAGGCTGTATCAGTGTTTCAGGCCTGTCACTTCATCGGCATGCCCGAATGTGag GTCATTCTAGCCCAGTGTGTGGTTTATATGGCCAGAGCCCCCAAGTCTGTGGAGGTGTACAAGGCCTATAATAATGTGAAGAGCTGTTTGAGAAACCATCAAGGCCCGTTACCGCCCGTACCCCTCCACCTACGCAATGCCCCTACCAAACTAATGAAGAATCTGGGCTACGCGAAAGGATACAAATACAACCCAAACTTCAATGGGCCAGTAAACCAAGAATACCTTCCTGAGGAACTCCGAGGTGTCAATTTCTTTAGCTGGACACCCTCCAGTTCATGA